In Prunus dulcis chromosome 1, ALMONDv2, whole genome shotgun sequence, the following are encoded in one genomic region:
- the LOC117637441 gene encoding calmodulin-like protein 11: MADVLSEEQIVEFKEAFCLFDKDGDGCITVDELATVIRSLDQNPTEEELQDMISEVDVDGNGTIEFAEFLSLMANKMKETDAEEELKEAFKVFDKDQNGYISATELRHVMINLGEKLTDEEVEQMIKEADLDGDGQVNYDEFVKMMMTIG; the protein is encoded by the exons ATGGCAGATGTTCTGAGCGAAGAACAGATTGTTGAGTTTAAAGAAGCCTTCTGTCTATTTGACAAGGATGGAGATG GTTGCATTACCGTTGATGAATTGGCGACGGTGATTCGGTCTCTGGATCAGAATCCGACGGAGGAGGAGCTTCAGGACATGATAAGTGAAGTAGACGTTGATGGAAATGGGACCATAGAATTTGCAGAGTTCTTGAGCTTAATGGCAAACAAAATGAAG GAAACTGATGCAGAGGAGGAGCTCAAAGAGGCCTTCAAAGTGTTTGACAAGGATCAGAATGGATATATATCAGCTACTGAG TTGAGGCATGTAATGATCAATCTAGGCGAAAAATTGACCGACGAAGAGGTCGAGCAGATGATCAAGGAGGCTGATTTGGATGGTGATGGCCAAGTTAACTATGATGAATTTGTTAAGATGATGATGACCATTGGATGA
- the LOC117638272 gene encoding 2-methyl-6-phytyl-1,4-hydroquinone methyltransferase, chloroplastic-like has protein sequence MAISMLYGAQNLKLIGGIAPATGLGSDGTKFHFGGFSKKGLVSYGRSYKTRTLAPICSVSSSRPASQPRFIQHKQEAFWFYRFLSIVYDHVINPGHWTEDMRDDALEPADLYDRNMVVVDVGGGTGFTTLGIVKHVDAKNVTILDQSPHQLAKAKEKEPLKECKIVEGDAEDLPFPTDYADRYVSAGSIEYWPDPQRGIKEAYRVLKIGGKACLIGPVYPTFWLSRFFADVWMLFPKEEEYIEWFKNAGFKDVKLKRIGPKWYRGVRRHGLIMGCSVTGVKPLSGDSPLQLGPKVEDVRKPVNPLVFLFRLILGAMAGAYYVLVPIYMWIKDQIVPKGRPI, from the exons ATGGCTATTTCAATGCTCTATGGAGCTCAAAATCTCAAACTCATTGGTGGCATAGCACCAGCAACAGGATTAGGTTCTGATGGGacaaaatttcactttgggGGTTTCTCCAAGAAGGGTTTAGTGAGTTATGGGAGGAgttacaagaccagaactttGGCACCCATATGCAGTGTCTCATCCTCAAGGCCGGCCTCGCAGCCTAGGTTCATACAGCACAAGCAAGAGGCATTTTGGTTCTATAGGTTCTTATCTATAGTGTATGATCATGTTATAAACCCTGGGCATTGGACTGAGGATATGAGGGACGATGCTCTCGAGCCTGCTGATCTTTATGATCGGAATATGGTAGTGGTAGATGTTGGTGGTGGAACTGGGTTCACAACTCTTGGTATTGTTAAGCATGTGGATGCCAAAAATGTCACAATTCTTGACCAGTCACCTCACCAGCTGGCCAAGGCTAAGGAGAAGGAGCCCTTGAAAGAATGCAAGATAGTTGAAGGTGATGCCGAAGATCTGCCATTCCCAACTGATTATGCAGATCGATATGTCTCTGCTGGAAG TATTGAGTACTGGCCGGACCCGCAACGTGGAATCAAGGAAGCATACAGGGTGCTAAAAATAGGAGGAAAAGCTTGCCTTATAGGCCCTGTATACCCAACCTTTTGGCTGTCTCGTTTTTTTGCAGACGTGTGGATGCTTTTCCCCAAGGAGGAAGAGTACATTGAGTGGTTCAAAAATGCTGGTTTCAAAGATGTTAAACTCAAAAGGATTGGTCCAAAATGGTACCGTGGTGTCCGCCGCCATGGCTTGATTATGGGTTGCTCTGTGACAGGTGTGAAGCCCTTATCTGGGGACTCCCCTCTCCAG CTTGGTCCAAAGGTGGAGGATGTAAGGAAGCCTGTGAATCCATTGGTGTTTCTTTTCCGGCTCATTCTTGGTGCAATGGCAGGAGCTTACTATGTGCTGGTTCCGATTTACATGTGGATTAAAGATCAAATTGTTCCAAAGGGCAGGCCTATCTGA
- the LOC117614572 gene encoding uncharacterized protein LOC117614572 — MGNEMGNYNTSGLRDEENSAVEVGEKSLVGTANGNDIKEENEIVHAAEGIYFHEKVTNLASDDPERIEDPCVDYQTSNRTEQEVTEVHPLSESSKVRPETNEAGEGDSKMELATSLNDSGHDNPIEKKMEETDLQGTIKQQFEKQASFKKEEEGAISTSHDPEPTESIHLELYQHELATIHPDDQSVDDNGSLQGNEDCLGSSLISAFEVKGHLSDTEALKNMDGSVDSNTEPVMEKERDDLLLEQKASQEQLESSEEKIETKDGDKFENGLTTITIIASNGLSGLGNEIDGELPTEMNFFLNDCSESEPEVIPVTNSPNSHLEVPEPEDKCIILKEEIRPIEKESENEEHNHDDNPIQTCGESVIESESFKSSEPQFEAAKIGSIHENSEKISVFNPLSDKDCQTEETRVAENGHLAVMCVNNQNEASEDHFLDSDAKVEVVPELGTVPPELTIPHCNHKEEESTEKRAVQQNGDNTEPLFAIEVGGTETTEQFLSLQLPVDQAKVLPRKSVCGYGTVQSTNDSILNLKKESRSEFLATEASTGDCTNWVAEALASMNKLALDIPGQHVTQHTEALQAAAETKISANHSSEPCAKVEASESASCGSETQESMGRYSTESDADNLNVRGRIQKSPSFSLDLKNEARTEESDCTPLLYHDKAAMEGSPCHGDDVSLGNLMKHTSYEPDLPQYQAMPVEEKIITLERGDSDKSKTPFIGFLKEEEEARIVVTPHIHDKHSATQNSTKNLLASHAKEATPTTSSKGKEKRRHRSSLFTNCMCCATVIN; from the exons ATGGGAAATGAGATGGGGAACTACAACACATCAGGTTTGAGAG ATGAAGAGAACTCTGCAGTTGAAGTTGGCGAAAAATCTTTGGTAGGAACTGCTAATGGAAATgacataaaagaagaaaatgaaatagtACATGCAGCTGAAGGAATATATTTTCATGAAAAAGTTACTAACTTGGCTTCTGATGATCCAGAGAGAATAGAAGATCCTTGTGTTGATTACCAGACATCAAACAGAACTG AGCAAGAAGTTACTGAAGTTCATCCTCTTTCTGAATCTTCAAAAGTTAGACCGGAAACAAATGAAGCGGGTGAAGGAGACAGTAAAATGGAACTGGCTACATCATTGAATGATTCAGGACATGATAACCCAATAGAGAAGAAAATGGAGGAGACTGATCTGCAAGGAACAATCAAACAACAATTTGAGAAGCAGGCTTCTTTCAAGAAAG AGGAAGAGGGAGCAATATCTACATCACATGATCCAGAACCTACAGAATCTATACATTTAGAGTTGTATCAACATGAATTGGCTACAATTCATCCTGATGACCAATCTGTAGATGACAATGGATCTTTACAAGGGAATGAAGACTGTCTAGGATCAAGTTTAATTTCTGCTTTTGAGGTGAAAGGTCATCTCTCAGACACTGAGGCATTGAAAAATATGGATGGAAGTGTTGATTCTAACACAGAACCAGTAATGGAGAAGGAAAGGGATGACTTATTACTGGAGCAAAAGGCATCCCAAGAACAATTAGAGTCATCTGAAGAGAAGATTGAAACTAAAGATGGAGATAAGTTTGAAAATGGATTGACCACCATAACAATAATAGCATCCAATGGTCTGAGTGGCTTAGGAAATGAAATTGATGGGGAGCTTCCAACTGAGAtgaattttttcttaaatgatTGCTCAGAATCAGAACCAGAAGTCATTCCAGTGACTAACTCACCAAATTCTCATCTAGAAGTTCCTGAACCAGAAGACAAATGCATAATTCTTAAAGAGGAAATTAGACCAATCGAAAAAGAGtcagaaaatgaagaacaCAACCATGATGATAACCCAATCCAAACTTGTGGAGAGTCAGTGATAGAATCAGAATCCTTCAAGTCAAGTGAGCCTCAGTTTGAAGCTGCCAAGATAGGGTCTATACATGAGAACAGCGAAAAGATAAGCGTATTTAATCCTTTAAGCGACAAGGATTGTCAAACTGAGGAGACAAGGGTTGCTGAGAATGGTCACCTAGCTGTCATGTGTGTTAACAACCAAAATGAGGCTTCTGAGGACCACTTCCTGGACTCAGATGCAAAAGTTGAGGTGGTTCCGGAACTTGGAACGGTTCCACCTGAGTTAACTATCCCACATTGCAACCACAAGGAAGAGGAATCAACAGAGAAGAGAGCTGTTCAACAAAATGGGGATAACACAGAGCCATTGTTTGCAATTGAAGTAGGAGGAACAGAAACTACAGAACAGTTTCTGTCTCTACAACTTCCAGTTGATCAAGCAAAAGTTCTGCCCCGTAAAAGCGTATGTGGATATGGAACTGTTCAAAGCACCAATGACTCGATCCtaaatttgaagaaagagaGTCGCAGTGAGTTCCTTGCTACTGAAGCTTCCACTGGTGATTGCACAAACTGGGTAGCCGAAGCATTAGCCTCCATGAACAAGTTGGCACTTGATATTCCTGGTCAACATGTTACACAACATACTGAAGCACTTCAAGCAGCGGCAGAAACTAAAATTTCAGCCAACCATTCAAGTGAACCATGTGCAAAAGTTGAAGCATCTGAATCTGCAAGCTGTGGTTCTGAAACACAAGAAAGTATGGGAAGGTACAGCACTGAATCAGATGCTGATAACTTGAACGTTCGTGGTCGGATACAAAAATCTCCAAGCTTCAGCCTTGATCTCAAAAATGAAGCAAGGACTGAAGAATCAGATTGTACTCCTTTGCTGTATCATGATAAGGCTGCAATGGAAGGCTCACCATGCCACGGTGATGATGTTAGTCTCGGAAACCTTATGAAGCACACCAGCTATGAGCCAGACCTGCCACAGTACCAAGCAATGCCAGTGGAAGAGAAAATCATTACACTGGAAAGAGGTGACTCAGACAAGTCAAAGACTCCATTCATAGGATTCttgaaggaagaggaagaagccCGTATTGTTGTTACACCACATATACATGATAAGCATTCAGCTACTCAAAATTCAACCAAGAATCTGTTGGCCTCACATGCTAAAGAAGCTACTCCAACTACTTCATCAAAAGGTAAAGAGAAGCGCAGGCACCGGTCTTCTCTCTTTACCAACTGCATGTGTTGTGCAACTGTGATTAACTAA